The following coding sequences are from one Patagioenas fasciata isolate bPatFas1 chromosome 23, bPatFas1.hap1, whole genome shotgun sequence window:
- the SLC2A1 gene encoding solute carrier family 2, facilitated glucose transporter member 1 isoform X2: MKKMTARLMLAVGGAVLGSLQFGYNTGVINAPQKVIEDFYNRTWLYRYDEPISPATLTTLWSLSVAIFSVGGMIGSFSVGLFVNRFGRRNSMLMSNILAFLSAILMGFSKMALSFEMLILGRFIIGLYSGLTTGFVPMYVGEVSPTALRGALGTFHQLGIVLGILIAQVFGLDLIMGNDSLWPLLLGFIFVPALLQCIILPFAPESPRFLLINRNEENKAKSVLKKLRGTTDVSSDLQEMKEESRQMMREKKVTIMELFRSPMYRQPILIAIVLQLSQQLSGINAVFYYSTSIFEKSGVEQPVYATIGSGVVNTAFTVVSLFVVERAGRRTLHLIGLAGMAGCAVLMTIALTLLDQMPWMSYLSIVAIFGFVAFFEIGPGPIPWFIVAELFSQGPRPAAFAVAGLSNWTSNFIVGMGFQYIAQLCGSYVFIIFTVLLILFFIFTYFRVPETKGRTFDEIASGFRQGGASQSDKTPDEFHSLGADSQLVSRPGFQSQQTF; this comes from the exons GTGATTGAGGACTTCTACAACCGTACCTGGCTGTACCGGTACGATGAGCCCATCAGCCCAGCCACCCTCACCACGCTCTGGTCCCTCTCCGTCGCTATCTTTTCCGTCGGGGGAATGATTGGATCCTTCTCCGTGGGGCTCTTTGTCAACCGCTTTGGACG gcgCAACTCCATGCTGATGTCCAACATCCTCGCCTTCCTATCCGCCATCCTCATGGGTTTCTCCAAGATGGCTCTCTCCTTCGAGATGCTCATCCTCGGCCGCTTCATCATCGGCCTCTACTCCGGCCTCACCACCGGTTTCGTGCCCATGTACGTGGGTGAGGTGTCACCCACCGCGCTGCGGGGTGCCCTGGGGACCTTCCACCAGCTCGGCATCGTCTTGGGCATCCTCATCGCGCAA GTCTTCGGTTTGGACTTGATCATGGGCAACGACTCGCTGTGGCCGCTGCTCCTGGGCTTCATCTTCGTCCCCGCCCTGCTGCAGTGCATCATCCTGCCCTTCGCCCCCGAGAGCCCCCGCTTCCTCCTCATCAACCGCAACGAGGAGAACAAAGCCAAGAGCG TCCTCAAGAAGCTGCGGGGCACGACGGACGTCAGCAGCGAcctccaggagatgaaggaggagagccGGCAAATGATGAGGGAGAAGAAGGTCACCATCATGGAGCTCTTCCGTTCCCCCATGTATCGCCAGCCCATCCTCATCGCCATCGTCCTGCAGCTGTCCCAGCAGCTCTCGGGGATCAACGCG GTCTTCTACTACTCCACCAGCATCTTTGAGAAGTCTGGCGTGGAGCAGCCCGTCTACGCCACCATCGGCTCCGGCGTGGTGAACACGGCGTTCACCGTCGTGTCG CTCTTCGTGGTGGAGCGAGCCGGGCGCAGGACCCTGCACCTCATCGGCCTGGCGGGGATGGCGGGGTGCGCGGTGCTCATGACCATCGCGCTGACGCTGCTG GACCAAATGCCCTGGATGTCCTACCTCAGCATCGTGGCCATCTTCGGCTTTGTGGCCTTCTTTGAGATCGGCCCGGGCCCCATCCCGTGGTTCATCGTGGCGGAACTCTTCAGCCAGGGCCCCCGTCCCGCCGCCTTCGCCGTGGCCGGGCTCTCCAACTGGACCTCCAACTTCATCGTGGGCATGGGCTTCCAATACATCGCG CAACTCTGCGGCTCCTACGTCTTCATCATCTTCACGGTGCTGCTcatcctcttcttcatcttcacctACTTCAGGGTGCCGGAGACCAAGGGTCGGACCTTCGACGAGATCGCCTCTGGTTTCCGCCAGGGGGGAGCGAGCCAGAGCGACAAAACCCCGGACGAGTTCCACAGCTTGGGCGCCGACTCGCAG CTGGTTTCGCGTCCAGGATTTCAAAGCCAACAGACGTTTTAA
- the SLC2A1 gene encoding solute carrier family 2, facilitated glucose transporter member 1 isoform X1 produces the protein MDTGSKMTARLMLAVGGAVLGSLQFGYNTGVINAPQKVIEDFYNRTWLYRYDEPISPATLTTLWSLSVAIFSVGGMIGSFSVGLFVNRFGRRNSMLMSNILAFLSAILMGFSKMALSFEMLILGRFIIGLYSGLTTGFVPMYVGEVSPTALRGALGTFHQLGIVLGILIAQVFGLDLIMGNDSLWPLLLGFIFVPALLQCIILPFAPESPRFLLINRNEENKAKSVLKKLRGTTDVSSDLQEMKEESRQMMREKKVTIMELFRSPMYRQPILIAIVLQLSQQLSGINAVFYYSTSIFEKSGVEQPVYATIGSGVVNTAFTVVSLFVVERAGRRTLHLIGLAGMAGCAVLMTIALTLLDQMPWMSYLSIVAIFGFVAFFEIGPGPIPWFIVAELFSQGPRPAAFAVAGLSNWTSNFIVGMGFQYIAQLCGSYVFIIFTVLLILFFIFTYFRVPETKGRTFDEIASGFRQGGASQSDKTPDEFHSLGADSQLVSRPGFQSQQTF, from the exons GTGATTGAGGACTTCTACAACCGTACCTGGCTGTACCGGTACGATGAGCCCATCAGCCCAGCCACCCTCACCACGCTCTGGTCCCTCTCCGTCGCTATCTTTTCCGTCGGGGGAATGATTGGATCCTTCTCCGTGGGGCTCTTTGTCAACCGCTTTGGACG gcgCAACTCCATGCTGATGTCCAACATCCTCGCCTTCCTATCCGCCATCCTCATGGGTTTCTCCAAGATGGCTCTCTCCTTCGAGATGCTCATCCTCGGCCGCTTCATCATCGGCCTCTACTCCGGCCTCACCACCGGTTTCGTGCCCATGTACGTGGGTGAGGTGTCACCCACCGCGCTGCGGGGTGCCCTGGGGACCTTCCACCAGCTCGGCATCGTCTTGGGCATCCTCATCGCGCAA GTCTTCGGTTTGGACTTGATCATGGGCAACGACTCGCTGTGGCCGCTGCTCCTGGGCTTCATCTTCGTCCCCGCCCTGCTGCAGTGCATCATCCTGCCCTTCGCCCCCGAGAGCCCCCGCTTCCTCCTCATCAACCGCAACGAGGAGAACAAAGCCAAGAGCG TCCTCAAGAAGCTGCGGGGCACGACGGACGTCAGCAGCGAcctccaggagatgaaggaggagagccGGCAAATGATGAGGGAGAAGAAGGTCACCATCATGGAGCTCTTCCGTTCCCCCATGTATCGCCAGCCCATCCTCATCGCCATCGTCCTGCAGCTGTCCCAGCAGCTCTCGGGGATCAACGCG GTCTTCTACTACTCCACCAGCATCTTTGAGAAGTCTGGCGTGGAGCAGCCCGTCTACGCCACCATCGGCTCCGGCGTGGTGAACACGGCGTTCACCGTCGTGTCG CTCTTCGTGGTGGAGCGAGCCGGGCGCAGGACCCTGCACCTCATCGGCCTGGCGGGGATGGCGGGGTGCGCGGTGCTCATGACCATCGCGCTGACGCTGCTG GACCAAATGCCCTGGATGTCCTACCTCAGCATCGTGGCCATCTTCGGCTTTGTGGCCTTCTTTGAGATCGGCCCGGGCCCCATCCCGTGGTTCATCGTGGCGGAACTCTTCAGCCAGGGCCCCCGTCCCGCCGCCTTCGCCGTGGCCGGGCTCTCCAACTGGACCTCCAACTTCATCGTGGGCATGGGCTTCCAATACATCGCG CAACTCTGCGGCTCCTACGTCTTCATCATCTTCACGGTGCTGCTcatcctcttcttcatcttcacctACTTCAGGGTGCCGGAGACCAAGGGTCGGACCTTCGACGAGATCGCCTCTGGTTTCCGCCAGGGGGGAGCGAGCCAGAGCGACAAAACCCCGGACGAGTTCCACAGCTTGGGCGCCGACTCGCAG CTGGTTTCGCGTCCAGGATTTCAAAGCCAACAGACGTTTTAA
- the ZMYND12 gene encoding zinc finger MYND domain-containing protein 12 isoform X2, translated as MVLGAPACGAVRSRLQRGLGQLRVAEGNLEQALHHLAYDVYLASSTFGPRSLEAAMGYFHMANVFFRQNKMDIANSLYAKVTSLWCDRLLSAVQAQERELRSRSDMSPFTKDEDVTEQQLTEAQRAEGTRVLSAMLEIRSQARKPELGEMARVLHGLAMLHYLGLDLPAAGEMGLKALELVKQLPQQESLEPITRLLRLINSTPSHTK; from the exons ATGGTGCTGGGCGCCCCGGCCTGCGGCGCCGTGCGGTCCCGGCTGCAGCGCGGGCTGGGCCAGCTCCGCGTCGCCGAGGGGAACCTGGAGCAGGCCCTGCACCACCTGGCCTACGAC GTTTACCTCGCTAGTTCTACATTTGGCCCCAGATCCCTGGAGGCCGCCATGGGGTATTTCCACATGGCCAACGTCTTCTTTCGCCAGAACAAAATGGACATCGCAAACTCTCTCTATGCCAAG GTGACGTCGCTCTGGTGTGACCGCCTGCTGAGCGCGGTGCAGGCGCAGGAGCGAGAGCTGAGGTCGCGGTCAGACATGTCACCGTTCACCAAGGACGAGGACGTCACGGAGCAGCAGCTGA CCGAAGCCCAGCGAGCGGAAGGGACGCGAGTGCTGAGCGCGATGCTGGAGATCAGGTCGCAGGCGCGGAAGCCGGAGCTCGGGGAGATGGCGCGTGTGCTGCACGGCCTGGCCATGCTGCACTACCTGGGCCTGGACCTGCCCGCG GCTGGCGAGATGGGGCTGAAAGCCTTGGAGCTGGTGAAACAGCTGCCCCAACAGGAGTCTCTAGAACCCATCACTCGTTTGTTAAGGCTGAttaactccacaccttcccaCACGAAATAA
- the ZMYND12 gene encoding zinc finger MYND domain-containing protein 12 isoform X1, protein MWPPAQPRGLFWLASTKKRFRPLSTRCVSAAPCSAPVPRSWSRLICSWPRPPRVYLASSTFGPRSLEAAMGYFHMANVFFRQNKMDIANSLYAKVTSLWCDRLLSAVQAQERELRSRSDMSPFTKDEDVTEQQLTEAQRAEGTRVLSAMLEIRSQARKPELGEMARVLHGLAMLHYLGLDLPAAGEMGLKALELVKQLPQQESLEPITRLLRLINSTPSHTK, encoded by the exons ATGTGgcctccagcacagcccaggggtTTATTTTGGCTGGCAAGCACAAAGAAGCGATTCCGGCCGCTTTCCACGCGCTGCGTTTCGGCAGCGCCGTGTTCGGCCCCCGTTCCGCGCAGCTGGTCCCGGCTTATCTGCTCTTGGCCGAGGCCTCCACGG GTTTACCTCGCTAGTTCTACATTTGGCCCCAGATCCCTGGAGGCCGCCATGGGGTATTTCCACATGGCCAACGTCTTCTTTCGCCAGAACAAAATGGACATCGCAAACTCTCTCTATGCCAAG GTGACGTCGCTCTGGTGTGACCGCCTGCTGAGCGCGGTGCAGGCGCAGGAGCGAGAGCTGAGGTCGCGGTCAGACATGTCACCGTTCACCAAGGACGAGGACGTCACGGAGCAGCAGCTGA CCGAAGCCCAGCGAGCGGAAGGGACGCGAGTGCTGAGCGCGATGCTGGAGATCAGGTCGCAGGCGCGGAAGCCGGAGCTCGGGGAGATGGCGCGTGTGCTGCACGGCCTGGCCATGCTGCACTACCTGGGCCTGGACCTGCCCGCG GCTGGCGAGATGGGGCTGAAAGCCTTGGAGCTGGTGAAACAGCTGCCCCAACAGGAGTCTCTAGAACCCATCACTCGTTTGTTAAGGCTGAttaactccacaccttcccaCACGAAATAA
- the PPCS gene encoding LOW QUALITY PROTEIN: phosphopantothenate--cysteine ligase (The sequence of the model RefSeq protein was modified relative to this genomic sequence to represent the inferred CDS: inserted 2 bases in 1 codon; deleted 2 bases in 1 codon), whose amino-acid sequence MSPPSVSSSPAPEPRASSPIPAPRLFPSLSLSPVRGDPAAGTAHSGRGPAQLAPPGPLQRDPVAKATLPPSRLRXPRCHGDTSAEETRRRVGVSGRPLPPEVGAAGMAEAGGAEEAAERRVRAWAAGQAARGRRVALVTSGGTQVPLETRAVRFLENFSSGRRGAASAERLVAAGYAVCFLHRARSAFPWARALPPHGPALLDALRLTPGPPPAVVADPAALPALLPALRDYRRATEEGALLAIEFAALEEYLALLRAAARALAPLGSSVMFYLAAAVSDFYIPASEMPEHKIQSSEGPLQITMKMVPKMLSPLVKEWAPEAFVISFKLETDPLILIDKSRQALEKYRHQVVVANILESRRTSVIIVTKDSQTPLALSEEEIAQGVEIEEKIVSYLQGQHTAFIEKEA is encoded by the exons atgagtcccccctcagtctcctcttctccagctccagagccccgggCCTCCTCCCCGATCCCCGCGCCCCGTCTCTTCCCCAGTCTCTCC CTCTCACCAGTACGCGGTGACCCGGCAGCGGGCACAGCGCACTCGGGCCGCGGCCCCGCACAGCTCGCACCGCCCGGGCCCCTCCAGCGCGACCCCGTTGCCAAGGCGACACTTCCGCCGAGCAGACTCCG GCCCCGTTGCCACGGCGACACTTCCGCCGAGGAGACGCGGCGAAGGGTGGGAGTGTCTGGCCGCCCGCTTCCGCCGGAAGTAGGTGCGGCGGGCATGGCGGAGGCCGGCGgggcggaggaggcggcggagcggcgggtgCGGGCCTGGGCGGCGGGGCAGGCGGCGCGCGGGCGGCGCGTGGCGCTGGTGACGTCGGGCGGGACGCAGGTGCCGCTGGAGACGCGCGCCGTGCGCTTCTTGGAGAACTTCagcagcgggcggcgcggggccgccTCGGCGGAgcggctggtggccgcgggctacGCCGTGTGCTTCCTGCACCGCGCCCGCTCCGCCTTCCCCTGGGCCAGGGCCCTCCCGCCGCACGGGCCCGCCCTGCTCGACGCCCTCCGCCTCACCCCCGGGCCGCCCCCCGCCGTGGTCGCGGACCCCGCCGCTCTGCCCGCGCTGCTGCCCGCCCTCCGCGACTACCGGCGGGCTACCGAGGAGGGGGCGCTGCTGGCCATCGAGTTCGCCGCGCTGGAGGAGTACCTGGCGCTGCTGCGGGCCGCTGCCCGCGCCCTGGCGCCCCTCG GCTCCAGCGTCATGTTTTACCTGGCGGCCGCCGTGTCCGATTTCTACATCCCCGCCTCGGAGATGCCCGAGCACAAGATCCAGTCCTCAGAGGGGCCCCTGCAG ATCACGATGAAGATGGTGCCAAAAATGTTGTCTCCTCTCGTCAAAGAATGGGCCCCGGAGGCATTTGTTATTTCCTTTAAACTGGAGACGGATCCTTTGATCTTAATTGATAAATCGCGGCAGGCTCTGGAGAAATATCGTCACCAGGTGGTGGTAGCAAATATCCTGGAGTCGCGGAGAACCTCGGTTATTATCGTAACCAAAGACTCGCAGACCCCGTTAGCGCTTTCGGAGGAGGAAATAGCGCAGGGCGTGGAAATAGAGGAGAAAATAGTGAGTTACCTTCAGGGCCAACATACCGCGTTCATAGAGAAGGAAGCCTGA